The nucleotide window TCTGCAAAACAAATTCCAAAACCTTCTAGCCTGAAGCAACAAATTGGGCTGTACATGTGTTAAATCGATGCCCTACCCTTGCCGTGAAGAACAAGACACCTGAGGAAGCATGGAATGGATGCAAACCTTATGTGGATCACTTCAGAATTTTTGGGTGCATTGCTCATGCTCATGTACCTGATCACAAGAGGGTGATGCTCGATGCCAAGAGCTGTAAATGCATTTTGCTTGGGGTAAGTGAGGAATCTAAGGCTTATCGACTGTATGAACCTGTTTCTCAAAAAATTGTTATAAGCCGAGATGTGGTGTTTGAAGAGGATCAGCAATGGAGTTGGGGTGATAGCTACAAGGACGTGATAGTGGCATACCTAGAGTGGAATGCTGATGAGGAAATTAGCAGCCCACGAGTGACGAGTGATCCAGGGTTTGAAAGCAATGACGTTGGAGACGAACCAGAACCTGAGTCTGAGTACGAGGGCACGATGGTTGAAGAAGGGAGTCAAAGTCACGAAACCTCACCTCATGAGGGACGAACTCGAAAACCACCAATATGGATGAGGGATTATGAGACAGGTCAAGGATTATCTGATGAAGAGATTTGACGGAATGGCTCATTTGGCCTTATTCATTGATCGAGATCCCACAACCTACGAAGATGCGGTGAAGTCAGAAAAATGGCGACATGCTATGGATCAGGAGATACAATCCATTGAGAAGAACGATACATGGGAACTGGTAAAGTTGCCACCAGGAGGAAAAACTATTGGGGTGAAGTGGGTGTTTAAGACAAAGCTCAAGGAGAATGGAGAAGTGGATAAGTACAAGGCTCGATTGGTTGCTAAGGGTTACTGTCAACAATATGGGATTGATTACGCAGAGGTGTTCGCACTAGTGGCCCGCTTAGACACCATTCAAGTGGTAATCTCTCTTGCTGCACAAAAGAACTTGGGGATCTATCAACTCGATGTTAAGTCCGCATTTCTGCATGGGGAGATAGAAGAAGTGTTCGTCGATCAGCCACCTGGATATGAGCAGAAGGGGCAGGAATCAAAGGTGTACCGACTCAAAAAGGCGTTGTATGGACTTAAGCAGGCCCCTCGAGCCTGGTATAGTCGCATAGAGTCATATTTCATCGAAGAAGGCTTCAACAAATGCCCTCACGAGTATACCTTATTCATCAAGACAGCATGCGGAGGTAAGATCTTGATAGCATgcctttatgttgatgatcttatTTTCACTGGTAATGATGAAACAATGTTTGAGAAATTTAAGAAGTTTATGACTGCTGAGTTTGACATGATTGATCTCAGAAAAATGAGATACTTCCTTGGTATCGAAGTTATACAAAGATCTGATGGAATTTTTATTGGACAAAGGAAGTATGCTTAAGAGGTCCTGGAGAAATTTAACATGGAACAGTGTAACCCAGTACAGAATCCAGTGGTGCCTTGTTTAAAACTCACAAGAAATGAAGGAGTAGAGGTTGACAGCACTGTCTATAGACAGATGGTGGGAAGTCTCATGTATCTAACAGCTACGAGACCTGATTTAATGTTTGTTGTGAGCTTGATCATCCGATACATGGAGCGTCCAACTGAGGAACACTTACAGGTAGCAAAAAAGGTTCTTAGATACGTTAAAGGGACGGTTGACCTGGGGATATTCTACAAGAAAGGAGGAACTGAGGAACTCACTGGATACACTGATAGCGACTACGCAGGTGATCAAGATGACATGAAGAGCACCTCAGGTTATGTGTTTATGATGAGTTCGGGAGCTGTCTCTTGGTCTTCAAAGAAACAGCCAGTTGTTACTCTATCCACTACTGAGGCAGAGTTCATAGCTGCAGCATCGAGTGCATGCCAAGTTGTTTGGTTAAGAAGAATCATGGAGAGTCTTAATCAGGAGCAATATGGTCCAACCTTAGTGTATTGTGATAATGTTTCGGCTATCAAACTGTCAAAGAATCCTGTGCTGCACGGTCGAAGCAAGCATATTGACATAAGGTTTCATTTCCTTCGTGACCTGGTCAAGGATGGAGTGTTAGAGCTGGCGCAGTGTTCATCACAAGAACAAGTTGCAGATGTGTTAACTAAACCTCTGAAGGTTGACACTTTTTTGAAAATGCGAGAACTGATGGGTGTCTGCAAGTTTCCAGGGATAAACTGAACATCtgtagtgttcagtttaagggAGGATGTTAAAGTTGTTGGGATCCTAGCTGTTAGCAGATAAGTCTTGTTGCTAGGGTTCCTAGTTGTTAGGGTTTCTAACCACGTAGGAGTCTAATAAAGCCCTAGTCTTAAGGGACACGCTGCATGTTTGTTTTCCAAGTAGTCGTTACCACAATTGTAGGTCTTGTAAAATCGTGGGCAGTTTCATTTACTTTCTGATCAGTTGTAAGGCTATTTAATGGCCGGTGTTGATGCTTTCAATTTATAAGAATGCTCCCTGGTTTTTTCATGCAAGCTTTCGAACTTGGCTTTACTGTGATTCCTTGCTAAGTTCTAGGTTCTAACAATTCCAAGATTGTTGTTGGACAATCAAGCAAATCAAGATTATCATTTGTCAAGAttgtttttagaaagtaatttctctgatcaaacaaatcaagcaaagtGAACATGGTATATGAATTTCCAAGATTGTCAGTATGAAACAATACATTAATGCTTGATTTGGTATGGTGTTTTCTTCACAATTTAAATGTAAGAAGCTTTTAATTTTTCtggattcaattttaaataagatTCTGTTATGGTTTGTTAATCAACCATTGAATTGGTTTTGGAGTTTTCGTTTGATTAGAGAgatagtgtgttttttttttgtgaaagtttTAATCGGTGAGATTTTTAGTTAGGCTATGTTGTGGGTTTTGGCAAATTTCTAGCGTGTTTATGCATGTGGTTTTGATTATAGACTTGGAAGAAAATGGGATTGAGGGTGAGGGAAAAACGGCGGAGAAAGCATGGAAAAGAGATTTGGGATTAGGGATAGGGAAACAGAGGAAAAGAATATGATAGAGGAATGGGTTCAGTTcattttcactatttttttaACTGATTTGGGATTTTGTTTGGGTTTGAGGCCATCATTGGCGTTAAGGCGTTTATTGTCGCACCGTGTGTGTTTTTTGCTAACTTTTATTggtaatttttatgttcttgcgATTTTGTGTGGTAGGGTTTCTAAATTTTATCCTTGATCATTTGGTTTTCTTAATTTATGATTTTACTGGTTTTCATGTATTTATTGTGCAatctcttctttattttctctGCAGCACAATGCATTTATGAAATTTCTCATTTTGATGAGTGGGATCGCCAGTTTCCTCCACCTTTTATGTTGCTCACCGCTTCACTGCAAATAAGATTAAACCAGATCCCTTCCAAGTTTCAGCCACCGCTACCACCAGGACCTCAGCTATCTTTCCATTGTTCCTCAAAACTTTCATATTGGTACATAAGCTCAACTCTGATTCTATTTCAAACCCAAAGATTGATTATGTTTACTCTTTTTTCTCTGTTATTTAGTAAACTTTCCCAACCGTCACAAAATGATTTATAGGATTAGGAATTGATAGAACAGTAGTTGTTAAACATTGTGGCATTTGAAAGTCCTTCTGTGATTAagatgtgtattttttttaattacaatttAGGTGtggaaaatttaaatttaatttgtgcaTGTTTCGTTTTTGTTCTACCCAGCTAACAATCTGTTGCTTGGAGTTCATCCTTTTGATTGTACACTAGCTCTTGATGTCAGCTTAATTGAATGTAAATGAAATCCAAACTCTTATCTTATCATCTCACCTATCTCTTGGTTATTTGAATTCTCTAGAGATGcctgttttgatttgtgattttgttgGATTTAGTCTGGTGAAATGTGTTTATCTGCATTGGTTCATTTTAGGGTGTGACTCTGTTCACGTCTGGGGTTGATGAAATTGTTTAGTTTGatgctttttctttgtttgtattaaTTGAGTTTACAATGTATTTTAAAGCCTGAATTATAGATTTGTTTTCCGTATTGAATGTCAAATTATCAGTGTATAgatacaaaaaataatttagtgTATGTATTTTTATGTGTGTTGTCATGTTGTCGAGAAACGAGTTTTTACAGGTTTGAACCCCTCAACTTCCTTTTGTTTCTTCTGTAACTTATGGAAACAGGCATCCTGCATCTTTTTTGTTGAACATTAATGCTTGAAAGATTAGCTGTTGAAACAAGAACAACAcactttttttgcttttttgtttagCTGTTAAAACACGTGCCTGGCCTGTAGGACATATATTTTGCCGTCTTAACTTGAAGGGCAATATAAGTGTTAAATGCATGTTACTTCTGTTTCTCAAGGAAACAGAACATTTTTTTGCAACTATACCTTTTGTAATCAGCTCGGTTGAATATATCTAAAAGTCGAACGGCTTATCTTACCGACACCTTTTACTCATCTATCCCGTTTGTTCGTTCTTGattatgttgaattttttttttttaggttaaatGTCTTAATTCATCTGGTTAAGGGTGGTGCATTCAagtcccgcagcaacgcgcggacATCTTTGCTAGTATTTTTCTATAGACACCCAACCATCTTCTTCACTAACATATCAAAAATCTAACGTGTTCGCTAGTTATTAAATAACTTAATTAtgctttaaaattaaaaaaaaaaatacatttgtaaGTATGAATCGTCCTTGTCCTTACTTTTAGCTCAACGGGTGGACTTACACAAAGGTAATCACTTTTCAAAAGGCAATTTACATGCCCTTACCCTTGCTTTGCCCTTGCCCtcttaagagcaagtccaccgatTGCCCAAGTGACAAGGCAATTGGGTTGAATTGTCTTTGGCTACAAAAAGGTGGTCCACTGGTGTAAAAAAATGGAGGGCAATTGGACCAAGggcttgtgctctttcaactaTAGGAGACTATAGAATGGGGCCCACCCACGTGCACAGCCCAGAGTCAAATGACTCATTTTTCCTCCAACTTGTGCCGTTAGATTTCCAATAGTAAAAAAAGTTGCAAAACTTTATGCAGCTACCAAGTGGCGCAATCTGGGGCATCCAATATAaataattttgattttgaaCGGTTAAAGATTATTCTAAAGGTAAgcaaattcaaaaaataaac belongs to Malus sylvestris chromosome 17, drMalSylv7.2, whole genome shotgun sequence and includes:
- the LOC126611531 gene encoding uncharacterized protein LOC126611531 isoform X3; amino-acid sequence: MALLVLGGGGCVRLRVGHSSRPAHVRPSFVTFATVSPRTPTKGDRVDWVEATSGFFENDTRPIMLFDAQCIYEISHFDEWDRQFPPPFMLLTASLQIRLNQIPSKFQPPLPPGPQLSFHCSSKLSYWYISSTLILFQTQRLIMFTLFSLLFSKLSQPSQNDL